The DNA segment ACGATAAGCTAATTGGAACGGGATATACGGTATATGGCGGAGAGGAGGCGGAAGGCCAATGAGCAAGTACGATGGAACAGAACCTAATCTCGGAGAACTAGTCGCACAGGACGTTGGGCTGTTAAAGCAGATTGCGGAAGCGCTAAGTTTGAAGTATCCATTTGGCAGCTATGAATGGCAACAGTTGAACGCCGTCTACCTTGAATGTGAAAACAGAGCGATGAGGTTGAGGGCTGAATATATGTTCGGATTCGCGAGAAGTGACAAATAGGCGAGAGGGCCACGTAGCCCCCCCCCTCGCTTTTTCCTTATTCAAGGGAGTTTTCGTATTCGCATTTTTCTTTAAATATAAAACCGTGTACAGATTCCCACTGGTGGGCTTGCAGGAAATCATCGAAAGTGGTGCCTGTGGCGAGACAATCTTTTTCGAATTGTCGGTACAGACGTTCGAATGTAGAGCGGTCAATGTCGGGAGACGGGTATTGCCACGCGGAGTCATTTTTAGCAATGCTCGGCAACCAACGTTGGCTACGTGTATAGTAAAGTTTATTAATTAACATTTGTTGCCTACAAATCTTGTTTCGCAATTTCTTCTTGTTCCTATTCTCTTGCTCGACGACCAGCGAGAGTAGCTGGCTCCAAGTCATATAGGGATTGAAGTTGATCCAATAACCGTTTTTATCCCCGTCCGAATTTACTCCCATAATTATCAACTCCCGTCAACGCGCCACTATGTCGCATTCAGTTTACATTTACGACGTTTAGGGTGCCGAAAATCTAGCTTTCATATTCTATGTAAAGAGTGGGCTAGTGCCCACCCAATTCCTATAGTACCCGACGAGCTGTGATATAGTGGCTAGTCCACCATGACGTATTCATGGAGCCGATCTTGACGCCGCCTTCTCCGTAGGTGTGAATCATCATACCATTACCGATATAGATGCCCACATGACCGATTTTACTTACACCGGTTTTATTTACCGTTGCTCTCGTAGAGAAGAACACCAAGTCGCCAGGCTTGAGATTGCTCTTGCTGACCGCGTATCCTTCTTGCGATTGCTGACGGGAATCCCTCGGGAGACTTACGCCAAAATGCTTAAATACTGTCTGGACGAATAGGGAACAATCAAAATATCCAGAACCGGCCTTGGCGCCATATTTGTAAGGAACACCCAAGAACGTCTTACCATACGCGATGATTTCGCTTGCTTTAGCCGAAGTCTGCACGTTAGATGCGCTACCGCTCACCGATACGTAGTTACTGCTGACGTAACCTTCGTGGCCATTGTACGATACCTTGTACCAGTATTTGTTTGGCGATGAGATTACTTGCAGATCCGCGCCGGCTTTAATATATCCATACGTGGTTGACCCGGTATTCGGAGCTGAACGGAAGTTAACCGTTTTGTTTACGTGAGCTGTTTCTGCCGCAAAAGATACCCCACTGAATAGAGAAGCACCTAGGATGACGGCGGACAATAGGGCAGTTAATTGCTTTTTCATTCATCGCTTCCTCCTAGCGTTTTATTTGTTGATGATGCGGCGGATCGTGACGATCTTGCTCGTGAAGTCGCTCAAATCCTTGATGTTGATTCCGTTACCGCTCGGATTTGTGTGAACGATCTTTCCGTCGCCAATATAGATTTGAACGTGGTCGATACCATTTGGCGTAGAACGGCTGCTAGTCACATCTAGCGCGATCAGATCGCCTTTGCGGATGTCCGTGAGGGCTACTTCCGTGCCTTGCTTCGCCTGGTTGTAGCTCGTCCTTGGCAGAGTGTACCCGTGAACCTTATAGCAATATTGAGTTAGGGCGCTACAGTCGAAGGAGCCACCGATTACGTTTCCGTCAGCGTCCAGTTTCGGATTGCCTCCGAACACATACGGATATAGCGTTTGGCCGCTCTCCATGTGAGCGTTATACAACGCCGTAGCCGTAGAGATAATCGCATCGGCATCTTGCTCCCAAGCAGGCGTCGTCAGTACGTAGACTTGATGCTTGAGATCATCGATCTGCTTGGATTGCGTATCGACCAGAGTCTTTAGCGCGGCGGAAGCTGTTACAGCGGATTGAGTCTGTGCTTGAGCATCGTTGAGCTGCATTTGCATATCGGCTACTTTCGTACTGAGTGCCGTAATAGACTTGCTGTTATCGAGTAGCAACGTAGCGGCTTGAAATAACGGACTGTCCTTGTCGATTGTAATAACAAGCTCTTGATCCATTTCTGAAATCACTCCTTAGATAGAATAAAAACCGCCCGATCCGAAGTAGAAGGGGCGGTTTGGGTATTACTCGGCTCTTGTGGATTCAGTCACGGCTTCGACGGGCTTCACGGTTTTAACGTGAGTCATCACGATACCGCCAACAGTGAACAGCGCGGCCACAAGGTTTGTTACTGCGTCTACTTCTCCCTCAGTGATCTCAATACCGACCATGCTTAGAATCAGCTTGAGCGCACCGATCAGGGAAAGAACCAACGTCAGATAGTTACGTTGCATTTGCTTCTCACCTCCTTTACGTATAGTTCATCGATAGGGAAGGGCAAGCCGTCCGTTATCCGAACAATTTGTATCTATCCAAGATGGCTAGGATGCGGTAGAACGTCTCGTCACCGGTCGGATCGTCGAGCTTGCCGGCGCCGATCAGCTTCGCCAGAGTCGGTTGAATGTAGCTGGGAGCCGCGAGGAACTTCTCAAGCTGCTTTACATCGGACCAGTTGTGAGAAACAATATCTCCGTCTGAGATCCGCTTAACGTATGAGTGCGACCACTTCACGGCTTCGGCCGCCGCCTCTGCTTGCGTGTAGAAGTCACTCAGCTTGTTTCCGTATTGGTACACGGAGAACTGCGGAGTCTTCGGCTTAACGTCAGCCATGAGCGCATCAAGCGAAACCGCCACGTTCATGTCCACGTTTCCCGAGATCCCGTTAATGGTTCCTTTCTCGCCGTACTGCCATACCGTCCAAGCCGTCCAACCGCCAGTATTCGGAGGCGCCGAGATCGACGCGGCGTAGTTAGCGATCCACAACGGCATGTCCTTAAAGGCGTTGTCAAAACCTCCGTACATATCGGAGAACCAGTTGCCGGTGTACAGCATCACTTTGCGACCAGTCTGCGCCTGAACGTAATCGACGAATGTCTTCACAAACGCGATCATGTTTGCCTTTGTGCATTTGCTAGGATCTATAGGACTCTCAAGATCCAGTACTGGCATTAGGTCGTATTGAACCGTAGCCAATTGAGAGACAAACGTCTTCGCTTCACTTAGCGCTTGTCCGTTTTCAGGACGGGCGAAATGGTATGCACCGGCTTTGATCCCGACCGCACGAGCGCCGTTCAAGTTGACCGCAAACTTCGGATCTTTGTACGTTACGCCCTCGGACGCCTTTACAAAAACGAACTGAACGCCATCGGCTTTAACCTTGTTCCAGTCGATTGCCGCACCGTCAGAGTTGTGGTGGGATACGTCAATGCCCTTGATAGTGCTTGCTGGTCTTGTCTGCATGATATTGACCCCCTAGTAGATTAGTTGTTGGCGCCGTAAAGCGAGATTGCCACGGCTGCGATCGCGATTCCGACTTGGACCCAGTTTGGTAGAAGCTGTTTGTTAGCTTGCTTCTCGTCGTGAATGTCCGCGATGTCTTGTTGCAGAGCGATAATTTTCTCGTCTCGGCTCCGTAGCATTTCACTGATTTCGGCGCGAGGCACATATGTCGATTGCCACGCATCCAATTTCGTATCCATGCGGAGTAGGGCATTCTTGATCTCGTGTAACTGCGAGTCGAAAGAATTGATTTGCGCCTCTAGCGCGGCCAGGCGTTCTGCTTCGTTCCCCATACGTTAGCTCCTTTCTGCAAATTAAAAGAGCCGTCCGATTTGGACGACTCCTTTGTGCTTGTGCGATCAAGCTACATATTCTTCATCGGTGATTAGCCGGTACTCGTCCGCCGTGATCCAACCTGCCGAAACGAAATACTTAACGTCATCTTTCGAGTAAAAACCCATATCGTAATATTCCTTGATGTACTGGTACATCGCATTCAGCTCCCTTATTTTAGATTGTTTTTTGCGAGAACCAGTAGAACCTTGGCAATTTGAGCCTGTAGGTCTACGGCTTTCTTTTCGGCGTTACGTGCTCGTGTCTCGGGAACGATAGGCTCCTCATAGTTGGCGTTGGCGTAAAATCCCTTGCTTGGATCGTAGCAATGAGTGAATGTCTTTACATTGCCAGGAACGGAGTCCACATCGTAGAACTTAAACGTATTAGCATAGTTAAAGTAGATTGTAGTGTCGGTTTGTTTACCTCCTTCTTGCGTATCCTCTAGCTTCGATGAGATTTCTACGATTTCGTTGTCTTGTCCCACGACTAATTTCATTTCATTCAACCCCCGTTAAGTTAGTTATTAGGCTGGATCAGTGACGATTGTCCCGTCCATCCATAAATCGGTTGGAGAGATAGCTCGGCCGGCGTACTGGCGACCGTTGGTGTACGTATTATACGTCCCTTGAACGAGCGATCCGTCCATGGATCGTAGAAATATTTCTGACCGACTACTAGATTCGAATGTGCCGTAGACACCCCTACGAATAGAACCTCTCCCGATGCTTGCAAGATTCCCCAAGGGCGCCCCTTGCTCCAAGAACCTAGTCTCTGAACGGATAAGACTGTTACGGAAGAAGACCCTGAGCTTGCCGCCCCAAAAACAAACCTATAACCGCTCGGACCGATGATCGGAACTGTGGTTTGCGTACCTGGCGCGTACATAGCAATGCTTCCTCCTGTAGCCGAAAATTGCACGGCAGAGTTGGACTGGATCACGAACGATAAGTCAGGCAGGAGCTTCACGCGCATGAGTTGCGTGTAAGTACCTACGTTAGAAGATACTCCGCTCGGGAGGTTCAGCCGAACCAACATGGAACCGTCGGGCAGTAATTCGCCTAACTCAGAGATGGAGGTTCCGTTACTCGTATCCGTAAGATACGTCAGGTTGTTATCCGCAATAATAGATGATCCGCTAATTACGAATGATGCCATGAAAACTCGATAGGTGTACGGAGTCCCACCGTTATGCCCCCAAGCATAGCCATATAATGTACGGCGTGATCCTCCCATGTTAAATACATTTGATAGGTACGAATAGTTAGTAACCATGCCAGCGTTAGGCGCCAGGAACGTAACGGCACCCATAGATACCGTGTTGTATGTGATATTGATTATTACTGACCAGTAGCTTCCGCCAGAAATCCACACGTGCAATACTTGGTTAGCGTTTAGGACCTCGTAGTAGTCGCCTTGCCGGTTGGTGAATCTGGTGTAGTTTAAAGCGTCCGACGCCGACGCATTAGTTAAGGCAACGGGGAATCCTACGGAAAAGTTGTTTCCCGATCGGGTTACTCCCAAGACTTTAGCGGCAGCCCTAATTAGAATTTGTTGCCCGCTAACTAGCTGTGCGCCCAAGTCGTATCCGTAAACGTTAGCGCCGTATGAAAGCACGGTAGTAGGGGAGCCGACAGACACGGTTGTTCCAGATACCGTAACGTTCGTTACTTTGACCGCACCAGTAACGTAATCAGCGAAGACTGCAACAGCGGAATCGTTGTCCATAGCTACCAGACTAGAGCCGTAAGCCGATGAGGATTGGAGCGTCACAATACTGCCTACCGTAGCGGTTAGCGACGATGGATCGACCGCAAAAGCCGTCAAAGTAGGGTACTGGTTCGTAGTGTTCTGCATAATTAAATAGGTGTTGCTTGTACCTAAGCGGACACAACCTCCACTGTAGGTAACTGATCCAGATTGCCCGAGATATGATGTGCTACCGAACGTGATACTATTGTCGGCGTTGATTCTGAAAATTCTTGTGTAGATATAGTAGGGTGAACTGCCCGACTGAAAAAATGAGACGAAAACCGTTGGATCAGACGTAGGCAGGATTTGCGAGTATTTCCCGATGCTGACGT comes from the Paenibacillus hexagrammi genome and includes:
- a CDS encoding C40 family peptidase — translated: MKKQLTALLSAVILGASLFSGVSFAAETAHVNKTVNFRSAPNTGSTTYGYIKAGADLQVISSPNKYWYKVSYNGHEGYVSSNYVSVSGSASNVQTSAKASEIIAYGKTFLGVPYKYGAKAGSGYFDCSLFVQTVFKHFGVSLPRDSRQQSQEGYAVSKSNLKPGDLVFFSTRATVNKTGVSKIGHVGIYIGNGMMIHTYGEGGVKIGSMNTSWWTSHYITARRVL
- a CDS encoding C40 family peptidase, with the protein product MDQELVITIDKDSPLFQAATLLLDNSKSITALSTKVADMQMQLNDAQAQTQSAVTASAALKTLVDTQSKQIDDLKHQVYVLTTPAWEQDADAIISTATALYNAHMESGQTLYPYVFGGNPKLDADGNVIGGSFDCSALTQYCYKVHGYTLPRTSYNQAKQGTEVALTDIRKGDLIALDVTSSRSTPNGIDHVQIYIGDGKIVHTNPSGNGINIKDLSDFTSKIVTIRRIINK
- a CDS encoding glycoside hydrolase family 25 protein, which encodes MQTRPASTIKGIDVSHHNSDGAAIDWNKVKADGVQFVFVKASEGVTYKDPKFAVNLNGARAVGIKAGAYHFARPENGQALSEAKTFVSQLATVQYDLMPVLDLESPIDPSKCTKANMIAFVKTFVDYVQAQTGRKVMLYTGNWFSDMYGGFDNAFKDMPLWIANYAASISAPPNTGGWTAWTVWQYGEKGTINGISGNVDMNVAVSLDALMADVKPKTPQFSVYQYGNKLSDFYTQAEAAAEAVKWSHSYVKRISDGDIVSHNWSDVKQLEKFLAAPSYIQPTLAKLIGAGKLDDPTGDETFYRILAILDRYKLFG
- a CDS encoding XkdX family protein; amino-acid sequence: MYQYIKEYYDMGFYSKDDVKYFVSAGWITADEYRLITDEEYVA